One window from the genome of Brachyspira hampsonii encodes:
- the ligA gene encoding NAD-dependent DNA ligase LigA, which yields MNKEEAKQKIEQLTETINYHNKLYYTDDNPEIEDYEYDKLFRELENLEREFPELKRDDSPTNKVGGTILEKFEKFEHPIAMYSLSNVMNEEEFLDFDNRMQKELNASKIKYTVENKFDGLALELIYEKGKLTVASTRGDGQVGENVTNNVKMMSNVPKSIKEKNKLIVRGEALITKKDFEALNKEREELEEIPFANARNAASGGLRQLDSAESKKRRLKFFAYQIANYKDFDLTNEYKSMEFLSDLGFTVEGVHANIDAKKVLETYYDIQEKRSKMDYEIDGLVIKVDDVKYQEKLGFLSRAPRFAVAFKFKPEEKETLLKNIEVQVGRTGALTPVAKLEPVQVGGVTVSNVTLHNPNEIKSKDIRIGDTVVVIRSGDVIPKITRVVLEKRPKDSKPFEFPKKCPVCGGDTAVTDGDVIVRCINEECPSKITKYIEYFVSKPAMNMERIGKEWIAAFTKSGLVKTPADLYKITRDDLFKFERMGEKLASYMLESIENSKSTTLKRFIYALGIRQVGETTADLLAKYFTSIDNFKNASIEDLQNIEGIGEISAKSIYDFLHNEKTLKLIDDLLEAGVNPVFEKVKIVESPLTGKNVVITGSIEGFTRTSAKDTAERLGANVQSAVSKNTDILIVGEKAGSKLKKAQDLGIEIMEAYEFIKLANS from the coding sequence ATGAATAAAGAAGAAGCCAAACAAAAAATAGAACAATTAACAGAAACTATTAACTATCATAATAAACTTTATTATACAGATGATAACCCTGAAATAGAAGACTATGAATATGATAAACTTTTCAGAGAATTAGAAAATCTTGAAAGAGAGTTTCCAGAATTAAAAAGAGATGACAGCCCTACAAATAAAGTGGGAGGCACTATATTAGAAAAGTTTGAGAAGTTTGAACACCCTATTGCTATGTACTCCCTTTCTAATGTTATGAATGAAGAGGAGTTTTTGGATTTTGATAACAGAATGCAAAAAGAACTTAATGCAAGTAAAATAAAATACACTGTTGAAAATAAATTTGACGGACTTGCTTTAGAGCTTATTTATGAAAAAGGAAAACTCACAGTTGCAAGCACAAGAGGAGACGGACAAGTTGGGGAGAATGTTACTAATAATGTTAAGATGATGAGTAATGTTCCTAAAAGCATAAAAGAGAAAAATAAACTCATTGTAAGAGGAGAAGCATTAATAACAAAAAAAGATTTTGAAGCATTAAATAAAGAGAGAGAAGAGCTTGAAGAGATCCCTTTTGCCAATGCGAGAAATGCTGCTTCTGGCGGATTAAGACAATTAGACAGTGCTGAAAGTAAAAAAAGAAGATTAAAATTCTTTGCCTATCAAATAGCTAATTATAAAGATTTTGATTTAACTAATGAATATAAATCAATGGAGTTTTTATCTGATTTAGGCTTTACAGTGGAAGGCGTTCATGCAAATATTGATGCTAAAAAAGTATTAGAAACTTACTACGATATACAAGAAAAAAGAAGCAAAATGGATTATGAGATTGACGGACTTGTAATAAAAGTTGATGATGTGAAGTATCAGGAGAAGTTGGGATTTTTATCGCGTGCCCCAAGATTTGCTGTAGCTTTTAAATTCAAGCCTGAAGAGAAAGAAACTTTATTAAAAAATATAGAAGTACAAGTAGGAAGAACAGGTGCATTAACTCCTGTTGCTAAATTAGAACCCGTGCAGGTTGGAGGCGTTACCGTTTCAAATGTTACGCTTCATAACCCTAATGAAATAAAATCAAAAGATATAAGAATAGGAGATACTGTTGTAGTTATACGCTCTGGAGATGTTATACCGAAGATTACAAGAGTGGTATTAGAAAAGCGTCCCAAAGACAGCAAGCCTTTTGAGTTTCCTAAAAAATGTCCTGTATGCGGAGGCGATACTGCTGTAACTGACGGCGATGTAATAGTGAGATGTATTAATGAAGAGTGTCCTAGTAAAATAACTAAATATATAGAATATTTTGTTTCAAAGCCTGCTATGAATATGGAGCGAATAGGCAAAGAATGGATTGCAGCATTTACAAAAAGCGGACTTGTTAAAACTCCGGCAGACCTTTATAAAATAACAAGAGATGATTTGTTTAAGTTTGAAAGAATGGGAGAGAAATTAGCAAGCTACATGCTTGAATCTATTGAAAACAGCAAAAGCACCACTTTAAAAAGATTTATATATGCATTAGGTATTCGTCAGGTTGGTGAAACTACTGCGGACTTACTTGCTAAATATTTTACTTCTATAGACAATTTCAAAAATGCTTCTATTGAAGACCTGCAAAATATTGAAGGCATAGGCGAAATAAGTGCTAAAAGTATTTATGATTTTCTTCATAATGAAAAAACATTAAAGCTAATAGACGATTTACTTGAAGCAGGAGTTAATCCGGTATTTGAAAAAGTAAAAATAGTAGAATCTCCTCTCACTGGAAAGAATGTTGTAATAACAGGATCAATAGAAGGTTTTACAAGAACTTCAGCAAAAGATACCGCAGAGAGATTAGGGGCAAATGTTCAGTCTGCTGTATCAAAAAACACTGACATTTTAATAGTAGGTGAGAAAGCTGGAAGCAAACTAAAAAAAGCTCAGGATTTGGGTATAGAGATAATGGAAGCTTATGAGTTTATAAAGCTTGCTAATAGCTAA
- the fsa gene encoding fructose-6-phosphate aldolase, which translates to MKFFLDTANVDEIRKANDMGVICGVTTNPSLIAKEGRDFKKTIEEITTIVDGPISGEVKATTVKAEDMIDEAREIAKIHKNMVVKIPMTDEGLKAVKVLSKEGIKTNVTLIFSANQALLAARAGAAYVSPFIGRLDDISSDGLELIRTISEIFATHAIETEIISASVRHPIHVTECALAGSDIATVPYNVIVQMTKHPLTDQGIEKFKKDYEAVFGK; encoded by the coding sequence ATGAAATTTTTTCTAGATACAGCAAATGTTGATGAAATTAGAAAAGCTAATGATATGGGCGTAATTTGTGGAGTTACAACAAACCCATCTCTAATAGCTAAAGAAGGAAGAGATTTTAAAAAGACTATAGAAGAAATCACTACTATAGTTGATGGTCCTATCTCAGGAGAGGTAAAGGCTACTACTGTTAAAGCGGAAGATATGATTGATGAGGCAAGAGAAATAGCTAAGATACATAAAAACATGGTAGTAAAAATTCCTATGACAGATGAAGGATTAAAAGCAGTAAAAGTATTATCTAAAGAAGGAATTAAAACTAATGTTACTTTAATATTTTCTGCTAATCAGGCTCTTTTAGCAGCAAGAGCAGGGGCTGCTTATGTTTCTCCTTTCATAGGAAGACTTGATGATATATCTTCTGATGGTCTTGAACTTATTAGAACTATATCAGAAATATTTGCAACACATGCAATAGAAACGGAAATAATATCTGCAAGCGTAAGACACCCTATACATGTTACAGAATGTGCATTAGCCGGTTCAGATATTGCTACAGTACCTTATAATGTTATAGTTCAGATGACTAAACATCCATTAACTGATCAAGGTATAGAAAAATTCAAAAAAGATTATGAGGCTGTTTTCGGCAAATAA
- a CDS encoding GDSL-type esterase/lipase family protein: MKKIVCLGDSTTYGYMVSRDKVWTEILNDKFNNEEHKDLKFINKGINGDMISCMLARFDIDCQKENADTVILMGGVNDIFTCKPLEKIENNLISIVNKSLENNIDIIVFTPISFVKEAFDFFESNNIEEFDNILKEYVHFINNYTKTNNIKSIDVYNLFVNKILKENHYYDIFFDGVHLSENGHNVFALEIYKELQKYL, from the coding sequence ATGAAAAAAATAGTTTGTTTAGGCGACAGTACCACTTACGGATATATGGTGTCAAGGGATAAAGTGTGGACTGAAATATTAAATGATAAATTTAATAATGAAGAACATAAAGACCTTAAATTTATCAATAAAGGCATTAACGGAGATATGATTTCTTGTATGCTTGCCCGTTTTGATATTGACTGCCAAAAAGAAAATGCTGATACTGTTATTTTAATGGGCGGAGTTAATGATATATTTACCTGCAAACCTCTAGAAAAAATAGAAAATAATTTAATAAGCATAGTAAATAAATCTTTAGAAAATAATATTGATATAATAGTATTTACTCCTATTTCTTTTGTTAAGGAGGCATTTGATTTTTTCGAATCAAACAATATAGAAGAGTTTGATAATATTCTAAAAGAGTATGTGCATTTTATAAATAATTATACAAAAACAAATAATATAAAAAGTATAGATGTTTATAATTTATTTGTAAATAAAATATTAAAAGAAAATCATTATTATGATATATTTTTTGACGGAGTTCATTTAAGTGAAAACGGGCATAATGTATTTGCTTTAGAGATTTATAAAGAATTACAAAAATATCTCTAA
- a CDS encoding tetratricopeptide repeat protein, translating into MEYTNKSYFDIAKEKKEAGLYEEALEYYKKALEEDDENIEAYFSINLIKSYIEIEKNNQNNEKQNKHTKLFNIFNEFLDEK; encoded by the coding sequence ATGGAATATACAAATAAATCATATTTTGACATAGCCAAAGAAAAAAAAGAGGCTGGTCTTTATGAAGAAGCATTGGAATATTATAAAAAGGCATTGGAAGAAGATGATGAGAATATTGAGGCCTACTTTAGTATTAACCTTATAAAATCGTATATTGAAATTGAGAAAAACAATCAAAATAATGAAAAACAAAATAAACATACTAAACTTTTTAATATATTTAATGAATTTTTAGATGAAAAATAA
- a CDS encoding tetratricopeptide repeat protein gives MNLGYQAHQNKKYKEAIDYFTKVIDLDDKNIY, from the coding sequence TTGAATTTAGGCTATCAGGCACACCAAAATAAAAAATATAAGGAAGCCATAGACTACTTTACAAAAGTTATAGATCTTGATGATAAAAATATATATTGA
- a CDS encoding DUF4132 domain-containing protein: MENNISNEEQIRNKFERIFQYENNKDAFLDYFYGKSNSCPTLRNYYGVDAEEIFKFYFDENTKEEDKKAISRYAEAVIKDIYKGKEVHVILRLCTGEDLEKALIESYNNTLGGNVHDTKYSKVNLRNNEGLKYIKIQVNNFDKFLELEGYIPKEFNQYLEKVKNVNEALLKKEPHLLLTILAYLINRDDDKILIKQLLNYIDSLKINDEETISLLFSIADKDEEVYKRLINILNKNNNIIYFLVNIYNQMTRTIKLYKRLFKGYSEDKGYYYYTQKLIPEYLELCNFPKECILLNTIVNNNTLFISYLTVEVKKLYDEDRETFYKLYEIIAKSKLEQLYLDYAMLSSIMLAANDNKYNIDTNAIVETLKTMCVELLKIMGPIKSFDEITSKSFKYVKDYSYDNHSHYLSAIMSLDGINDEASEITTKLLKHYGIYGKISIYVSIQEIFYNRGILETKEKLVNDKKVPLKDIYLSLLDSKNNIITLIKNNLEETKSIMEEKSFITSITANISGTILFINCIFSDELNSLIDNKFDFVFKVLDTAKSKEIKKHCVSVINNNESIVRSEVEKLADEGKEASRTVYKEIIKYWDLQKFDDDFQFKSVDEINEHLNKYYNEGHETLIKDIDENILSNILLKDKKTKAPLNIVKYVFMEYIALKEPSILKDCNKIAEFFDIDSLRNALDDIYSNWLDNKADTKLKNILIPYCLFQTEDKLLKLKAQIEEWALNSRGALAAHAVYAMALKASKFALVLVDTMSVKVKNNQVKNAAKDALKKTAKALEISEDELIDKIIPDLDFDKKGARELHYGGEADRVFKLQIKNDFTIEVTDSNNKVLKSLPAPNSKDDKEKADAAKKELTLIKKNIKMITSNQITRLNKVLLNGRKWSYKTFTELFVENPIMNIFALKLIWGVYDEKNNLIESFRYMEDGSFNTFYEEEYIFEDSLKNKKNITLVHPIELDDEKLSKWKTQLSDYEISQPINQLDLLFEEVKEESIKNNKIISFEDREITAGEIMSMANKMSFERSRDIEDGGSYTYYELKDSILNIACRIDFEYMWFGIEAGEKVTFKNIAFHRLDENGNCNEEEYINPLEINKRFTSSIYGTVKSYFVK, from the coding sequence ATGGAGAATAATATCAGTAATGAAGAACAAATAAGAAATAAGTTTGAAAGAATATTTCAATATGAAAATAATAAGGATGCATTTCTTGATTATTTTTACGGAAAGTCAAACAGCTGTCCCACTTTAAGAAATTATTACGGTGTTGATGCGGAAGAAATTTTTAAGTTTTATTTTGATGAAAATACTAAAGAAGAAGATAAAAAAGCTATATCAAGATACGCTGAAGCTGTGATTAAAGATATATACAAGGGTAAAGAGGTTCATGTAATTTTAAGATTATGCACTGGTGAAGATTTAGAAAAAGCATTAATAGAAAGTTATAATAATACACTTGGAGGGAATGTACATGATACAAAATATTCTAAAGTAAATCTAAGGAATAATGAAGGGCTTAAATATATAAAAATACAAGTCAATAATTTTGATAAATTTTTAGAATTAGAAGGCTATATACCTAAAGAGTTTAATCAATACTTAGAAAAAGTAAAAAATGTAAATGAAGCATTATTAAAAAAAGAGCCTCATTTATTATTAACTATTTTGGCATATCTCATAAATAGAGATGATGATAAAATCCTTATTAAACAGTTATTAAATTATATAGACTCTCTAAAAATTAATGATGAAGAAACTATATCATTACTTTTTAGTATAGCTGATAAAGATGAAGAAGTTTATAAAAGATTAATAAATATTCTAAATAAAAATAATAATATCATTTATTTTCTTGTGAATATATACAATCAAATGACAAGAACTATAAAACTATATAAAAGATTATTTAAAGGATATTCAGAGGATAAAGGCTATTATTACTACACACAAAAACTTATACCTGAATATTTAGAACTATGCAATTTTCCTAAAGAATGTATTTTATTAAACACAATAGTTAATAACAACACACTTTTTATTTCATATTTAACAGTAGAAGTAAAAAAATTATATGATGAAGATAGAGAAACATTTTACAAACTTTATGAGATAATAGCAAAATCAAAATTGGAACAATTATATCTTGATTATGCTATGCTTTCATCAATTATGCTTGCAGCAAATGATAACAAATATAATATAGATACTAATGCTATTGTAGAAACTCTCAAAACAATGTGCGTAGAGTTATTAAAAATAATGGGACCTATTAAAAGTTTCGATGAAATAACTTCTAAAAGCTTTAAATATGTAAAAGATTATTCTTATGATAATCATAGTCATTATTTATCAGCTATAATGTCGCTTGATGGTATAAATGATGAAGCATCAGAAATTACTACTAAATTATTAAAGCATTACGGAATATATGGCAAAATTTCAATTTATGTTTCTATTCAGGAAATATTCTATAATAGAGGTATTTTAGAAACTAAAGAAAAATTAGTTAATGATAAAAAAGTGCCATTAAAAGATATTTATTTATCATTATTAGACTCAAAAAATAATATTATTACACTTATAAAAAATAATTTAGAAGAAACAAAATCTATTATGGAAGAAAAATCATTTATCACTTCTATAACAGCAAATATTAGTGGTACTATATTATTTATTAATTGTATTTTTAGTGATGAATTAAATAGTTTAATAGATAATAAATTTGATTTTGTTTTCAAAGTTCTCGACACAGCAAAATCAAAAGAAATAAAAAAGCATTGTGTATCGGTAATAAATAATAATGAAAGCATTGTAAGAAGCGAAGTAGAAAAATTAGCAGATGAAGGAAAAGAGGCTTCAAGAACAGTTTATAAAGAGATAATTAAATATTGGGATTTACAAAAGTTTGATGATGATTTTCAATTTAAAAGTGTTGATGAGATAAATGAACATTTAAATAAATACTATAATGAAGGACATGAAACTCTAATAAAAGATATAGACGAAAATATACTCTCTAATATTTTATTAAAAGATAAAAAAACTAAAGCTCCTTTAAATATAGTTAAGTATGTGTTTATGGAATATATTGCTTTAAAAGAGCCTTCAATATTAAAAGACTGCAACAAGATAGCAGAGTTTTTTGATATTGATTCGCTTAGAAATGCACTTGATGATATATATTCAAACTGGCTTGATAATAAAGCAGATACAAAATTAAAAAATATACTTATTCCATATTGTCTTTTTCAAACTGAAGATAAACTCTTAAAATTAAAGGCTCAGATTGAAGAATGGGCATTAAACTCAAGAGGAGCATTAGCAGCACATGCCGTATATGCTATGGCATTAAAAGCAAGCAAATTTGCATTGGTATTAGTTGATACTATGTCTGTAAAAGTTAAAAATAATCAGGTTAAAAATGCTGCTAAAGATGCATTAAAAAAGACTGCCAAAGCATTAGAGATTTCAGAAGATGAGCTTATAGATAAAATAATACCAGATTTGGACTTTGATAAAAAAGGGGCAAGAGAACTTCATTATGGAGGAGAAGCCGACAGAGTATTTAAACTTCAAATAAAAAATGATTTCACTATAGAAGTAACAGATTCAAATAATAAAGTTTTAAAATCGCTTCCTGCACCAAACAGTAAAGATGATAAAGAAAAAGCAGATGCAGCTAAAAAAGAATTAACTTTGATAAAGAAAAATATTAAAATGATAACTTCTAATCAAATAACAAGATTAAATAAAGTATTATTAAACGGACGTAAATGGTCTTATAAAACTTTTACTGAGCTTTTTGTGGAAAATCCTATAATGAATATATTTGCTTTAAAACTCATATGGGGCGTTTATGATGAAAAAAATAATTTAATAGAAAGTTTCAGATATATGGAAGACGGTTCTTTCAATACCTTTTATGAAGAAGAATATATATTTGAAGACAGTCTTAAAAACAAAAAGAATATTACTTTAGTTCACCCTATAGAATTAGACGATGAAAAATTATCAAAATGGAAAACTCAATTAAGCGACTACGAAATATCACAGCCTATTAATCAGCTTGATTTATTATTTGAAGAAGTTAAAGAAGAGTCTATAAAAAATAATAAAATTATATCATTTGAAGATAGAGAAATAACAGCAGGCGAGATTATGTCAATGGCAAATAAAATGTCATTTGAAAGAAGCAGAGATATTGAAGACGGCGGAAGCTATACTTATTATGAATTAAAAGACTCTATATTAAATATTGCATGCCGTATAGATTTTGAATATATGTGGTTTGGAATAGAGGCGGGAGAAAAAGTAACATTTAAAAATATTGCTTTCCACAGACTAGATGAAAACGGAAACTGTAATGAAGAAGAATATATAAATCCTTTAGAGATTAATAAGAGATTTACTTCGTCAATATATGGAACAGTAAAATCTTATTTTGTAAAGTAA
- a CDS encoding aldo/keto reductase, translated as MNDFKSLKDTFTLSNGYKIPCIGFGTWQTPDGETAVNAVKEAIKLGYKHIDTAAIYGNEKSIGKAIKESGINREELFITSKVWNKERGYKTTLKAFEKTLNDLCIDYLDLYLIHWPASVNQFKDWDNINLETWRAMTELYKAGKIKSIGVSNFMPHHLKSLMETEIKPMVNQIEFHVGFMQEETFKYCNDNNILIEAWSPLGTGKMLDNDTLKEIANKYNKSIAQLCIRWCLQNNTLPLPKSVTPSRIKENTDIFDFIISDEDMKTINAMEYFGGSGHHPDKVNF; from the coding sequence ATGAACGATTTTAAAAGCCTAAAAGATACATTCACATTAAGTAATGGATATAAAATTCCATGCATAGGATTTGGTACTTGGCAGACACCAGACGGAGAAACTGCTGTAAATGCTGTAAAAGAAGCCATAAAATTAGGATACAAACATATTGACACAGCAGCAATTTATGGAAATGAAAAAAGTATTGGAAAGGCAATTAAAGAAAGCGGCATTAATAGAGAAGAACTTTTTATAACAAGCAAAGTATGGAATAAAGAAAGAGGATATAAAACAACATTAAAAGCATTTGAAAAAACTCTTAATGATTTGTGTATTGATTATTTAGATTTATACCTTATTCACTGGCCTGCTTCTGTAAATCAATTTAAAGATTGGGACAATATTAATTTGGAAACTTGGAGAGCTATGACTGAACTTTATAAAGCGGGAAAAATAAAATCAATAGGCGTATCTAACTTCATGCCTCATCATTTAAAATCATTAATGGAAACAGAAATTAAACCTATGGTCAATCAGATAGAGTTTCATGTTGGATTTATGCAGGAAGAAACTTTTAAATACTGCAATGATAATAATATATTAATAGAGGCTTGGAGTCCGCTTGGCACTGGAAAAATGCTTGATAATGATACATTAAAAGAAATAGCTAACAAATATAATAAATCTATAGCTCAGCTTTGCATAAGATGGTGTCTTCAAAATAATACTTTACCTTTGCCAAAATCTGTAACACCATCACGTATAAAAGAAAATACCGATATATTTGATTTTATTATAAGCGATGAAGATATGAAAACAATAAATGCCATGGAATACTTTGGAGGATCCGGACATCATCCTGATAAGGTTAATTTCTGA
- a CDS encoding patatin-like phospholipase family protein, whose protein sequence is MNKNNNRKIGLVLDGGGAKGAYHIGVFKALKKLNMNKYITAISGASVGALNACLFPIYNLNYQIVENIWLNEVEDKILTLNPNKVINSLFRIRKNYIKNAVNTIISDFLDDDNILLIPFINFLSTSAIFSRDGIIEIMDKYLHEETIKKINIYVSCTNIDNLKPYYFKLNNYSLKTIKKILLASSAIPAVFPPENIKGALYIDGGISDNSPITALKNYKFTDIIVVHLTSNSNSNNLKNKLDNNINVYELYPKKDLGNFFDGTLNFSSNFIKKCMHQGYIDALTLLK, encoded by the coding sequence ATGAATAAAAATAATAATAGAAAAATAGGTTTAGTATTAGACGGAGGCGGAGCTAAAGGAGCATATCATATAGGAGTTTTTAAAGCTTTAAAAAAACTTAATATGAACAAATACATCACTGCTATATCAGGTGCTTCTGTAGGAGCTTTGAATGCATGTCTATTTCCAATATATAATTTAAACTATCAAATAGTAGAAAATATATGGCTCAATGAAGTTGAAGATAAAATATTAACTTTAAATCCTAATAAAGTTATAAACTCTTTATTTAGAATAAGAAAAAATTATATTAAGAATGCTGTAAATACGATAATATCTGATTTTTTAGATGATGACAATATTTTATTGATTCCATTTATTAATTTTTTATCAACTTCTGCCATATTTTCAAGAGACGGGATTATAGAAATAATGGATAAATATTTACATGAAGAAACTATCAAAAAAATAAATATATATGTTTCATGTACTAATATTGATAATTTAAAACCATATTATTTCAAATTAAACAATTATTCATTAAAGACAATCAAAAAAATACTTTTAGCTTCATCTGCAATACCTGCCGTATTTCCGCCTGAAAATATAAAAGGTGCATTATATATTGACGGAGGCATAAGCGATAATTCTCCAATAACAGCTTTAAAAAATTATAAATTTACAGATATAATAGTTGTGCATTTAACTAGCAATAGTAATTCAAATAATTTAAAAAATAAATTAGATAATAATATCAATGTATATGAACTTTATCCTAAAAAAGATTTAGGTAATTTCTTTGATGGTACTTTAAATTTCTCTAGCAACTTCATAAAAAAATGTATGCATCAAGGCTATATTGATGCTTTAACTCTATTAAAATGA
- a CDS encoding phage terminase large subunit: MNINFNILKPFEKWANTEKRLKIAFGGRGGGKSESIARILIAKSFEKSGVILCSREIQKSISYSTYPLLISIIKELKLEKFFNIKRNEIINKVTNCKFIFLGIRECSIEEIKSIYNVRICFIEEAQTLTQRSYEILEPSIRAEKSEIWIAFNPRFETDFIYKTVIKFNLENKFYTDKNNNKYNYQEYEDSSILITFINYDGNYYFSDILNKSRLSTLKLMPKMYDHIWLGKIKNKQGKIFLYSKLKFYDDKLNTIKEKIHSSEHKAIVDPAFGEYNCFTSAIIYTQIGEDIYLIDSGLIRNDSNSTTDESIINFLSNKNIKKILCESNFAQKELVKRLEKHFEVTPFYVHKNKAERIVNASYLIYDKVYFPKSWQKVPDGSDTDKWLKTNNGRGYIALRQLLNFDDSLSGSSIKGDVFSYLDFPDALSSLILFGIEDIIYEENYDKLNLVNAIFGE, encoded by the coding sequence ATGAATATTAACTTTAATATTTTAAAACCATTTGAAAAATGGGCAAATACTGAAAAGAGATTAAAAATAGCATTCGGAGGACGAGGAGGAGGAAAAAGTGAATCAATAGCAAGAATTTTAATAGCTAAAAGTTTTGAAAAAAGCGGAGTAATACTATGCTCAAGAGAAATACAAAAATCAATTTCATATTCAACATACCCTCTTTTAATAAGTATTATAAAAGAACTTAAATTAGAAAAATTTTTTAATATAAAAAGAAATGAAATCATTAATAAAGTTACAAACTGCAAATTTATATTTTTAGGTATTAGAGAATGTTCTATTGAGGAAATTAAATCTATTTATAATGTGAGAATATGTTTTATAGAAGAGGCTCAAACTCTAACTCAAAGAAGCTATGAAATATTAGAGCCTTCAATAAGGGCAGAAAAAAGTGAAATATGGATAGCATTTAATCCTAGATTTGAAACGGATTTCATTTATAAAACAGTAATTAAATTTAACTTAGAAAATAAATTTTATACAGATAAAAATAATAATAAATACAATTATCAAGAATATGAAGACAGCAGCATTTTAATAACTTTTATTAATTATGACGGCAATTATTATTTCAGTGATATATTAAATAAATCAAGACTTTCCACTTTAAAACTCATGCCTAAAATGTATGATCATATTTGGCTTGGAAAAATAAAAAATAAACAGGGCAAAATATTTTTGTATTCAAAATTAAAATTTTATGATGATAAACTAAATACTATAAAAGAAAAAATTCATTCTTCAGAACATAAAGCAATAGTAGATCCTGCATTCGGAGAATATAATTGTTTTACTTCAGCAATAATATATACACAAATAGGTGAAGATATTTATTTAATAGATTCAGGACTTATAAGAAATGATTCTAACTCTACAACAGATGAAAGCATAATAAATTTTTTATCAAATAAAAATATAAAAAAAATATTATGCGAAAGTAACTTTGCTCAAAAAGAATTGGTAAAAAGATTAGAAAAACATTTTGAAGTAACGCCTTTTTATGTACATAAAAATAAGGCAGAGAGAATAGTTAATGCAAGTTACTTGATATATGATAAAGTTTATTTTCCGAAAAGCTGGCAGAAAGTACCGGACGGTTCGGATACTGATAAATGGCTTAAAACAAATAATGGACGAGGGTATATAGCCTTGAGACAGCTGCTTAATTTTGATGATTCTCTTTCCGGAAGCAGTATTAAAGGAGATGTATTTAGTTATTTAGATTTTCCAGATGCTTTATCTAGTTTAATATTATTCGGAATTGAAGATATTATTTATGAAGAAAATTATGATAAATTGAATTTAGTTAATGCTATTTTTGGAGAATAG